DNA sequence from the Bacillus pumilus genome:
TAAAACGGTATCAGCACCAAACGATTTGGACAGCTGATTCACTTGTAGAATCATCATGTAACTTCACCTCTGCTATAATATGTTAAGTGTAGCTTATCAGCAGTAAACCAGCAAATGTTACATACAATCGCCATATTCAAATGAAAGACAGATAGGAAAAAATAGTGTATCATTTGAGTGAGGGAGCGTTGAAAAGATGAGTCAATTTAGCCACTTTAACGAACAGGGAAGAGCAAAGATGGTCGACATTAGTGACAAATCGTCTACCGTGAGAACCGCCGTTGCTGCTTCAAGTGTTCGTATGATAAAAGAAGTGTTTCATAAAATAGAGCAGCGTGAAATTGGAAAAGGGGATGTGCTGTCTGTTGCACAGGTTGCTGGCATTATGGCAGCAAAGCAAACATCTACCATCATTCCAATGTGTCATCCGCTTGCACTAAAAGGTGTGGATATCTCCTTTGATTGGGAGGAAGACGGAAATGCGCACATTCTGAACATACAAGTACAGGTGAAAACAAAAGGAAGTACGGGTGTGGAGATGGAAGCGCTCACTTCTGCTTCAGTATGTGCACTGACTGTTTACGACATGTGCAAAGCGATTGATAAAGGCATGATCATCGGTCCTACCTATTTAATTGAAAAGACAGGCGGGAAAAACGGTGATTTTCACAGAGCATCTGATATTTAAGTTGGAGGACCTTATATGAATATAGATCAGTCAAAAATTCCACAAGCGACAGCCAAACGTTTGCCGCTATATTACCGTTTTTTAAAAAATCTGCATGCATCAGGAAAACAAAGGGTGTCATCAGCAGAGCTTAGTGATGCAGTCAAAGTGGATTCTGCTACCATTCGCCGAGATTTTTCGTACTTTGGTGCACTTGGGAAGAAGGGCTATGGCTATAATGTCGATTACCTTTTGACCTTCTTCAGAAAGACACTTGACCAAGATGAAATGACCAATGTCATGCTCATCGGTGTCGGGAATTTAGGGACTGCTTTTTTACACTATAATTTCATCAAAAACAATAATACAAAAATTTCAATGGCTTTTGACGTCAATGAGAGTAAAATAGGAAGTGAGATAGGCGGCGTGCCTGTCTATGATTTGGATAAGCTTGAAGAGCATGTTCAAGAGGTAGGAGATATTCCTGTTGCCATTTTGACAGTACCTGCCGTAGCAGCTCAACCCATTACAGATCGTTTGATTGCCCTTGGCATCAAAGGAATCCTTGATTTTACGCCGGCTCGATTGAATGTGCCGGAACACATTCGAATTCATCATATAGATTTGGCGGTTGAACTTCAGTCACTTGTGTATTTCTTAAAGCATTACTCTGTTACACAGGAGGATTGACGAAAAGGGGTAAAGGGGGTGGAGCAAATGGGTCCGATCGGTCCTGGAAGTTTGGTTCTGATTGCGATTGTTGCGCTCATTATTTTTGGGCCGAAAAAGCTTCCTGAATTAGGAAGAGCAGCAGGAGATACATTACGTGAATTCAAAAAT
Encoded proteins:
- a CDS encoding twin-arginine translocase TatA/TatE family subunit produces the protein MGPIGPGSLVLIAIVALIIFGPKKLPELGRAAGDTLREFKNATKGLADDQEEKKKKEDQ
- the moaC gene encoding cyclic pyranopterin monophosphate synthase MoaC, which codes for MSQFSHFNEQGRAKMVDISDKSSTVRTAVAASSVRMIKEVFHKIEQREIGKGDVLSVAQVAGIMAAKQTSTIIPMCHPLALKGVDISFDWEEDGNAHILNIQVQVKTKGSTGVEMEALTSASVCALTVYDMCKAIDKGMIIGPTYLIEKTGGKNGDFHRASDI
- a CDS encoding redox-sensing transcriptional repressor Rex produces the protein MNIDQSKIPQATAKRLPLYYRFLKNLHASGKQRVSSAELSDAVKVDSATIRRDFSYFGALGKKGYGYNVDYLLTFFRKTLDQDEMTNVMLIGVGNLGTAFLHYNFIKNNNTKISMAFDVNESKIGSEIGGVPVYDLDKLEEHVQEVGDIPVAILTVPAVAAQPITDRLIALGIKGILDFTPARLNVPEHIRIHHIDLAVELQSLVYFLKHYSVTQED